A region of Micromonospora chokoriensis DNA encodes the following proteins:
- a CDS encoding bifunctional metallophosphatase/5'-nucleotidase translates to MSITRTRRAAVGLTVLAVAAFGAVATSPEEADARPKPVDVTLLALNDFHGNLEPPSGSSGTIAGQAAGGVEYLATHLAELRAAAKKKNTITVAAGDLIGASPLLSAAFHDEPTIEALSMAGLDYASVGNHEFDEGAAELLRIQNGGCHPVDGCADGTPYRGAGFTYLSANAFKTATGKPLMAPYAIHRVQGVKVGFIGMTLEGTPQIVSQQGVAGLSFADEADTANRYARELRRKGVEAIVVLLHEGGTQAATGGINDCVGMTGPIVDIANRMDPSIDVVVSGHTHQAYNCNINDKLVTSASSFGRLVTDIDLTIDRRSGDILTASANNVVVTRDVAKDPKQTALINRYKTVLGPVAGRQVGVTTTAITRSQETLFGTSLGESPLGNLIADAQLAATDDEEGAVAAFMNPGGVRADLDAGPVTYEEAFTVQPFANNLVTLDLTGAQLYCVLEQQFVTARTLYPSATVGYVVDPNGTTGTTADPCAGTRVVRGSLTIGGTAVDTAATYRVTVNNFLAGGGDGFSALTGGTNQVTGQIDLDAFVDYLTAQSPVSAPTLDRIRTTAEVPAT, encoded by the coding sequence ATGTCCATAACCAGGACGCGTCGGGCCGCTGTCGGCCTGACCGTGCTCGCGGTGGCCGCGTTCGGTGCGGTCGCCACCAGCCCTGAGGAAGCCGACGCGCGGCCGAAGCCGGTCGACGTCACCCTGCTGGCCCTCAACGACTTCCACGGCAACCTCGAACCGCCGAGCGGGTCCAGCGGCACCATCGCCGGGCAGGCCGCGGGCGGTGTCGAGTACCTGGCCACCCACCTGGCCGAGCTGCGCGCCGCCGCCAAGAAGAAGAACACCATCACCGTCGCCGCCGGTGACCTGATCGGCGCGTCCCCGCTGCTCTCCGCCGCGTTCCACGACGAGCCGACCATCGAAGCGCTCAGCATGGCCGGTCTGGACTACGCGAGCGTCGGCAACCACGAGTTCGACGAGGGCGCGGCCGAGTTGCTGCGAATCCAGAACGGCGGCTGCCATCCGGTCGACGGATGCGCCGACGGCACCCCGTACCGGGGCGCCGGCTTCACGTACCTGTCCGCGAACGCCTTCAAGACCGCGACCGGCAAGCCGCTGATGGCCCCCTACGCGATCCACAGGGTGCAGGGCGTCAAGGTCGGCTTCATCGGGATGACCCTGGAGGGCACCCCGCAGATCGTCAGCCAGCAGGGCGTCGCCGGCCTGTCCTTCGCCGACGAGGCCGACACCGCCAACCGGTACGCCCGTGAGCTGCGCCGCAAGGGCGTGGAGGCGATCGTCGTGCTGTTGCACGAGGGCGGCACCCAGGCGGCGACCGGCGGCATCAACGACTGCGTCGGCATGACCGGGCCCATCGTGGACATCGCCAACCGCATGGACCCGTCGATCGACGTGGTCGTCAGCGGCCACACCCACCAGGCGTACAACTGCAACATCAACGACAAGCTGGTCACCAGCGCCAGCTCGTTCGGGCGCCTCGTCACCGACATCGACCTCACGATCGACCGTCGGAGTGGTGACATCCTGACCGCCTCCGCCAACAACGTCGTGGTCACCCGGGACGTCGCCAAGGACCCGAAGCAGACCGCGCTGATCAACCGGTACAAGACCGTGCTCGGCCCGGTCGCCGGCCGCCAGGTCGGCGTGACCACCACCGCGATCACCCGGAGCCAGGAAACCCTCTTCGGTACGAGCCTGGGCGAATCGCCGCTGGGCAACCTGATCGCCGACGCGCAACTCGCCGCCACCGACGACGAAGAGGGCGCTGTCGCCGCGTTCATGAACCCGGGCGGGGTCCGGGCCGACCTCGACGCCGGCCCGGTCACCTACGAGGAGGCGTTCACGGTGCAGCCGTTCGCCAACAACCTGGTGACCCTGGACCTGACCGGCGCGCAGCTCTACTGCGTACTGGAGCAGCAGTTCGTCACCGCCCGGACGCTGTACCCGTCGGCCACCGTCGGTTACGTGGTCGACCCGAACGGCACCACCGGCACGACGGCCGACCCGTGCGCCGGCACCCGGGTGGTCCGGGGCAGCCTCACCATCGGCGGCACCGCCGTCGACACCGCCGCCACGTACCGGGTCACCGTGAACAACTTCCTGGCCGGCGGCGGTGACGGGTTCAGCGCCCTCACCGGCGGCACGAACCAGGTCACCGGCCAGATCGACCTGGACGCCTTCGTGGACTACCTGACCGCCCAGTCGCCGGTCTCCGCGCCGACGCTGGACCGGATCCGCACCACCGCCGAGGTACCCGCCACCTGA
- a CDS encoding MFS transporter, which translates to MLRRALPRRPEARRILVGTLLSAIGRGLTLPFLFIYLTDVRGLTDARAGLVIGWYGVVTLALSPLGGTLIDRFGARRVVVPCLLIEAIGTGSLALVNSTGSALLVMTVVAVGSSAIWSGQNTILASLTDDGERQRVFGLNFALLNLGIGIGGMTSGAIVDTARPGTFQTIYLLDAVTYLMPAIILLTLPGVGHRLGSRTGVGGPSPGGYLTVLRDRPFRRLVIFGLILTTCGYAQIEVGFAAYAVRVAQVETRVVAWALAANTVMIVLAQLVVIRRIEGRSRTRALAVVGAVFATAWLVLGAAGLVSGENALLAALCVVACSAIFGFGETMLSPVMPAITNALATDELRGRYNAMSSMIFGISGVIGPVTAGPLIGAADGKVWVATVVGGCLVASLVALSLRRLLSADQDGRMTPTSTSPEPTPAPA; encoded by the coding sequence ATGCTGCGTCGTGCTCTGCCCCGCCGCCCGGAAGCCCGCCGGATCCTCGTCGGCACCCTCCTGTCGGCGATCGGGCGCGGCCTGACCCTGCCGTTCCTGTTCATCTACCTCACCGACGTACGCGGGCTCACCGACGCTCGCGCCGGGCTCGTGATCGGGTGGTACGGCGTGGTCACCCTCGCCCTCTCGCCGTTGGGCGGGACGCTGATCGACAGGTTCGGCGCGCGCCGGGTGGTGGTGCCCTGCCTGCTGATCGAGGCGATCGGCACCGGCTCGCTGGCGCTGGTCAACTCGACCGGGTCGGCCCTGCTGGTGATGACGGTGGTCGCCGTCGGCAGCTCGGCGATCTGGTCCGGGCAGAACACGATCCTCGCCTCGTTGACCGACGACGGTGAGCGGCAACGCGTCTTCGGGCTGAACTTCGCCCTGCTCAACCTGGGCATCGGCATCGGTGGCATGACCTCCGGCGCGATCGTCGACACCGCCCGGCCCGGCACCTTCCAGACGATCTACCTGCTGGATGCGGTGACCTACCTGATGCCGGCGATCATCCTGCTGACCCTGCCCGGGGTCGGCCACCGACTCGGCAGCCGTACCGGCGTCGGCGGGCCGTCGCCCGGCGGCTACCTGACCGTGCTCCGCGACCGCCCGTTCCGACGGCTGGTGATCTTCGGGCTGATTCTCACCACCTGCGGGTACGCCCAGATCGAGGTGGGCTTCGCCGCGTACGCGGTGCGGGTGGCCCAGGTGGAGACCCGCGTCGTCGCGTGGGCGCTCGCCGCCAACACGGTGATGATCGTGCTCGCCCAACTAGTGGTAATCCGCCGCATCGAGGGGCGGAGCCGGACCCGGGCGCTCGCGGTGGTCGGTGCGGTGTTCGCGACCGCCTGGCTGGTCCTCGGCGCGGCCGGTCTGGTCAGCGGCGAGAACGCCCTGCTGGCAGCCCTCTGCGTGGTGGCCTGCTCGGCGATCTTCGGCTTCGGCGAGACGATGCTGTCACCGGTCATGCCCGCGATCACCAACGCGCTGGCCACCGACGAACTGCGCGGCCGGTACAACGCGATGAGCTCGATGATCTTCGGGATCAGCGGGGTGATCGGTCCGGTGACCGCCGGTCCGCTCATCGGCGCCGCCGACGGCAAGGTCTGGGTCGCCACAGTGGTCGGCGGATGCCTGGTCGCCTCCCTGGTCGCGCTCTCCCTGCGCCGACTGCTCAGCGCGGACCAGGACGGCAGGATGACGCCAACGTCCACCTCCCCCGAACCGACCCCCGCCCCCGCCTGA
- a CDS encoding class I SAM-dependent methyltransferase — MTTALDLTAVKARQQVTWASGDYGAVAALIHPIAELLVTAADLSAGARVLDVATGTGNAAIAAARCGCAVTGVDYVPELLERGHARASAERLPVAFVAGDAERLAYVDGAFDAVLSVVGVMFAPNQERAAAELVRVCRPGGTVALASWTPQGFIGELFRTVGRHVPPPAGLRPPVQWGDEDRVRELLGEAVSDIRAVRREFVFRFGTAEEFALFFRANYGPTLKAFEALPEERRPELHADLVELARRHNRSDDGTVRIPAEYLEVVARRTADRL; from the coding sequence ATGACCACCGCACTCGACCTCACCGCCGTGAAGGCACGCCAGCAGGTGACCTGGGCCAGCGGCGACTACGGCGCTGTCGCCGCCCTCATCCACCCGATCGCCGAGTTGCTGGTGACCGCGGCCGACCTGTCGGCGGGCGCTCGGGTGCTGGACGTGGCGACCGGCACCGGCAACGCCGCCATCGCCGCCGCCCGCTGCGGCTGCGCCGTGACCGGCGTCGACTACGTACCCGAACTGTTGGAACGCGGCCACGCGCGGGCCTCCGCGGAACGGCTCCCGGTCGCGTTCGTGGCCGGGGACGCAGAGCGCCTGGCGTACGTCGACGGCGCCTTCGACGCGGTGCTCTCCGTCGTCGGCGTGATGTTCGCCCCGAACCAGGAGCGGGCGGCGGCCGAGCTGGTCCGGGTCTGCCGGCCCGGCGGCACCGTGGCCTTGGCGTCGTGGACGCCGCAGGGTTTCATCGGCGAGTTGTTCCGGACCGTGGGGCGGCACGTGCCACCACCGGCGGGGCTGCGCCCGCCGGTGCAGTGGGGCGACGAGGACCGGGTGCGCGAGCTGCTCGGCGAGGCCGTGAGCGACATTCGGGCGGTACGCCGGGAGTTCGTCTTCCGCTTCGGCACTGCTGAGGAGTTCGCCCTCTTCTTCCGGGCCAACTACGGCCCGACGTTGAAGGCTTTCGAGGCGCTGCCTGAGGAGCGTCGACCGGAGCTGCACGCCGACCTGGTGGAGTTGGCCCGTCGACACAACCGGTCCGACGACGGCACGGTACGGATCCCAGCGGAGTACCTGGAGGTCGTGGCGCGGCGGACCGCCGACCGGCTCTGA
- a CDS encoding metallophosphoesterase encodes MRKRTLFRLAAGTATVGAATLAYASLIERNMFTLRRYDVPVLPADAEPLRVLHLSDLHMMPDQARKQRWVASLAALDPDLVVVTGDNMAHPGAVPGVLRALQPLLDFPGAFVFGSNDYTGPVLKNPFTYFLPDREYTEGVELPYEELRQVFTGAGWVDLNNARTMLKAGGRQLDLVGVDDPHIERDDYPAVAGAVSSSADLSIAVTHSPEPRVLDQMAADGFGLLLAGHTHGGQVCVPGYGALVTNCGLPRSMARGLHRWPGSDSWLHVSAGLGTHPTAPVRFACPPEASILTLIPR; translated from the coding sequence ATGCGAAAGCGCACACTATTCCGGCTTGCCGCCGGAACCGCCACGGTCGGCGCGGCCACCCTCGCGTACGCGTCGCTCATCGAGCGCAACATGTTCACCCTGCGGCGGTACGACGTGCCGGTGCTCCCGGCCGACGCGGAGCCGCTGCGTGTGCTGCACCTGTCCGACCTGCACATGATGCCCGACCAGGCGCGCAAGCAACGCTGGGTGGCGTCGCTGGCCGCCCTCGACCCCGACCTGGTGGTGGTGACCGGCGACAACATGGCCCACCCGGGGGCCGTCCCCGGGGTGCTGCGGGCCCTTCAGCCACTGCTGGACTTCCCCGGCGCGTTCGTCTTCGGCTCCAACGACTACACCGGCCCGGTGCTGAAGAACCCGTTCACCTACTTCCTGCCCGACCGGGAGTACACCGAGGGCGTCGAGCTGCCCTACGAGGAGCTCCGCCAGGTCTTCACCGGCGCCGGATGGGTCGACCTCAACAACGCCCGGACCATGCTGAAGGCAGGCGGCCGGCAGCTCGACCTGGTCGGCGTGGACGACCCCCACATCGAACGGGACGACTACCCGGCCGTGGCCGGCGCGGTCTCGTCCTCGGCAGACCTGTCCATCGCGGTCACGCACTCCCCCGAACCACGGGTGCTGGACCAGATGGCCGCCGACGGCTTCGGCCTGCTGCTGGCCGGGCACACCCACGGCGGACAGGTCTGCGTACCGGGCTACGGGGCACTGGTGACCAACTGCGGCCTGCCCCGCTCGATGGCGCGCGGCCTGCACCGGTGGCCGGGCTCGGACTCCTGGCTGCACGTCTCCGCCGGCCTGGGCACCCACCCCACCGCCCCGGTCCGCTTCGCCTGCCCCCCGGAGGCCAGCATCCTGACCCTCATCCCCCGCTGA
- a CDS encoding sensor domain-containing diguanylate cyclase: protein MDHQRVIRDVTVHLPMASSTPEACRWTVTALSRHTPATISVLLAAHDRLRCVAATGAWQVFATVPARTGIVGRVYDTGSPAAVPDVSVDPDYLPVRPDVTAELCVPVLDPTGRAIGVLDLQWSEPVALEPWRETAQRVADRLGARIAALGGPPEESRSEKLLRHAAALSAAPTEADVSGVTACAAREVSALSTAVLLLAGQLGPSPTTPSDLEIRIRAELTEAGPAALDRMVDRAHRYGAGYTLGETGHLPTEDYRPLIRAGVRTLVAVPVGPPEVGGVLLVADERALRPDPTTVSLMELLAGQAWTSVDRLRTLARLREQASSDPLTGLRHTGPFGQRIATATPGRTALLAIDVDGFKTVNDTYGHQAGDRVLVGLARALEGALRHGDELYRIGGDEFVAVIEVSRPEEAVRIAERLTEAARRVGRTISVGVALPRPGETPDRTLRRADQALYAVKRQGRDGVHLSAA from the coding sequence GTGGATCATCAGCGAGTCATCCGTGACGTCACCGTCCACCTGCCGATGGCGTCGAGCACGCCGGAGGCCTGTCGGTGGACGGTCACCGCGCTGTCCCGCCACACCCCGGCGACCATCTCCGTGCTGCTCGCGGCCCATGACCGTCTGCGCTGCGTCGCGGCGACCGGGGCCTGGCAGGTCTTCGCCACGGTGCCCGCACGCACCGGCATCGTCGGCCGGGTGTACGACACCGGATCCCCCGCCGCCGTCCCGGACGTGAGCGTCGATCCGGACTACCTTCCGGTACGCCCGGACGTGACAGCCGAGCTGTGCGTACCGGTGCTGGACCCGACGGGTCGGGCGATCGGCGTCCTCGACCTGCAGTGGAGTGAGCCGGTCGCCCTGGAGCCGTGGCGGGAGACCGCGCAGCGGGTGGCCGACCGACTCGGCGCGCGGATCGCCGCCCTCGGAGGTCCGCCGGAGGAGAGCCGCAGCGAGAAACTGCTCCGGCACGCGGCCGCGCTCTCCGCCGCGCCCACCGAGGCAGACGTGTCGGGCGTGACTGCGTGCGCGGCACGCGAGGTCTCCGCCCTCTCCACAGCGGTGCTGCTGCTGGCGGGTCAGCTCGGTCCGTCGCCGACGACGCCGAGCGACCTGGAGATCCGGATTCGGGCCGAGTTGACCGAGGCGGGTCCGGCCGCGCTGGACCGGATGGTCGACCGGGCACACCGGTACGGGGCTGGCTACACGCTGGGCGAGACGGGGCATCTCCCGACCGAGGACTACCGGCCGTTGATCCGGGCCGGGGTACGCACGCTGGTCGCCGTGCCGGTGGGGCCACCCGAGGTCGGCGGGGTGCTGCTGGTCGCTGACGAACGCGCGCTGCGCCCGGACCCGACCACCGTCAGCCTGATGGAACTGCTCGCCGGGCAGGCCTGGACGAGCGTGGACCGGCTGCGCACGCTGGCCCGACTGCGGGAACAGGCCAGCTCCGACCCGCTGACCGGGCTGCGGCACACCGGCCCGTTCGGGCAGCGGATCGCGACGGCCACCCCGGGGCGTACGGCCCTGCTGGCGATCGACGTGGACGGCTTCAAGACCGTCAACGACACGTACGGCCACCAGGCCGGTGACCGGGTGCTGGTCGGGTTGGCCCGGGCGCTGGAGGGGGCGTTACGTCACGGCGACGAGCTGTACCGGATCGGCGGCGACGAGTTCGTCGCGGTGATCGAGGTGAGCCGCCCCGAGGAGGCGGTCCGGATCGCCGAACGATTGACCGAGGCGGCCCGACGCGTGGGCCGCACGATCAGTGTGGGCGTGGCCCTGCCCCGCCCCGGCGAGACCCCCGACCGCACCCTGCGCAGGGCCGACCAGGCGCTGTACGCGGTGAAGCGCCAGGGCCGCGACGGCGTCCACCTGTCCGCCGCCTAG
- a CDS encoding phosphodiesterase, translating into MIIAQLSDPHLTTGLLAPAPAAGLHRALGRVLALRPRPDCVVITGDLVDHGRPDEYAALRELIGRFPLPVHLVPGNHDDRESLLDAFGGTQWLGGGFSAYYHVDHEAASIVVLDSLVPGSDGGRLGEEQLGWLDGVLAGRPEVPAVICLHHPPVAVGIPAADSIRLADGDALAEVIGRHRHVVRVAAGHLHRPVTTAYAGTVLTVAPSTWKQSTLTMSPDEQIGWVDEPTSFLLHLVEAGGCVTHTVQVSHSAGQTCGF; encoded by the coding sequence ATGATCATCGCTCAGCTCAGTGACCCGCACCTGACCACCGGCCTGCTCGCCCCCGCGCCGGCCGCGGGTTTGCACCGCGCGCTCGGCCGGGTGCTCGCGCTGCGCCCCCGCCCCGACTGTGTGGTGATCACCGGCGACCTGGTCGACCACGGGCGACCCGACGAGTACGCGGCGCTGCGCGAACTGATCGGCCGCTTCCCGCTGCCGGTGCACCTGGTCCCCGGCAACCACGACGACCGGGAGTCGCTGCTCGACGCGTTCGGGGGCACCCAGTGGCTCGGCGGCGGCTTCTCCGCCTACTACCACGTCGACCACGAGGCGGCGTCGATCGTGGTGCTCGACTCGCTCGTCCCGGGCAGTGACGGTGGCCGCCTCGGCGAGGAGCAGCTCGGCTGGCTCGACGGGGTGCTGGCCGGGCGGCCCGAGGTGCCCGCGGTGATCTGCCTGCACCATCCGCCGGTGGCGGTCGGCATCCCCGCGGCCGACTCCATCCGGCTCGCCGACGGCGACGCGCTCGCCGAGGTGATCGGCCGGCACCGGCACGTCGTCCGGGTCGCGGCCGGCCACCTGCACCGCCCGGTCACCACGGCGTACGCGGGCACCGTGCTCACCGTGGCACCCAGCACCTGGAAGCAGAGCACCCTCACGATGAGCCCCGACGAGCAGATCGGTTGGGTCGACGAGCCGACCTCGTTCCTGCTGCACCTCGTGGAGGCGGGCGGCTGCGTGACGCACACCGTGCAGGTGAGCCACTCCGCCGGTCAGACCTGCGGCTTCTGA
- a CDS encoding histone deacetylase has product MRVWYVAYGSNMHAARLAWYIGGGCPPGGMRTYPGCRDRRPPSRSAPVSLPGGIYFAGESRAWTGGMAFYDPHLPGEAAARAYLVTVDQFTDIAAQEMYRPAGETAHLTETTTAAVEAAIAGGRATLGPGRYETLVCPGSRSGVPMLTFTAPEGASAVRCRPPAPTYLRMIARGLRESHGWPAERIASYLDDRPGVADAWLPDAVAALVSEALAEP; this is encoded by the coding sequence GTGCGGGTCTGGTACGTCGCGTACGGCTCGAACATGCACGCGGCCCGGCTGGCCTGGTACATCGGCGGCGGCTGTCCACCCGGCGGAATGCGGACGTACCCGGGGTGCCGGGACCGACGCCCACCGAGCCGGTCGGCACCGGTGTCGCTGCCCGGCGGCATCTACTTCGCCGGCGAGTCCCGCGCCTGGACCGGAGGGATGGCCTTCTACGACCCGCACCTGCCGGGCGAGGCCGCCGCCCGCGCCTACCTGGTGACAGTGGACCAGTTCACCGACATCGCGGCCCAGGAGATGTACCGCCCAGCCGGCGAAACCGCCCACCTCACCGAGACGACAACTGCGGCCGTCGAGGCCGCCATCGCGGGCGGGCGGGCCACACTCGGCCCCGGACGGTACGAGACGCTCGTCTGCCCGGGCAGCCGCAGCGGCGTTCCGATGCTCACCTTCACCGCACCGGAGGGTGCGTCCGCCGTGCGGTGCCGGCCACCCGCGCCGACGTACCTCCGCATGATCGCCCGTGGTTTGCGTGAGTCGCACGGCTGGCCGGCCGAACGCATCGCCAGCTATCTGGACGACCGGCCCGGTGTGGCGGACGCCTGGCTGCCGGACGCCGTCGCCGCCCTGGTCAGCGAGGCGCTGGCCGAGCCCTGA
- a CDS encoding GatB/YqeY domain-containing protein, with translation MSTLKDRLTADMRSALKARDELTTSTLRMALAAVGNAEVAGKAKRDLTDDEVLAVLTKEAKKRREAATAFADAGRAEQAAKETAEGEVLDRYLPKQLPDSELAELVSGALAEGGFTGKSQMGPAMKAAQAAVAGRAEGGRVAAEVRRQLGL, from the coding sequence ATGAGCACGCTGAAGGACCGCCTCACCGCCGACATGCGTTCCGCGCTGAAGGCGCGCGACGAGCTGACCACCTCGACGTTGCGGATGGCCCTGGCCGCCGTCGGCAATGCCGAGGTCGCCGGCAAGGCCAAGCGCGACCTCACCGATGACGAGGTGCTCGCGGTGCTGACCAAGGAGGCCAAGAAGCGCCGGGAGGCCGCCACCGCGTTCGCCGACGCCGGCCGTGCCGAGCAGGCCGCGAAGGAGACCGCCGAGGGTGAGGTGCTGGACCGCTACCTGCCCAAGCAGCTCCCGGACAGCGAGCTTGCCGAGCTGGTGTCCGGGGCGCTCGCCGAGGGCGGCTTCACCGGTAAGAGTCAGATGGGCCCGGCGATGAAGGCGGCCCAGGCCGCGGTGGCGGGCCGGGCCGAGGGTGGCCGGGTGGCTGCGGAGGTACGCCGACAGCTCGGTCTCTGA
- a CDS encoding aspartate-semialdehyde dehydrogenase, whose product MTALPTLAVVGATGAVGTVMCELLTGRRNVWGEIRLIASERSVGRRVRCRGEEMIVQALTPEAFDGVDVAMFDVPDEVSAEWAPIAVSRGAIAVDNSGAFRMDRDVPLVVPEINPEQVRNRPRGIIANANCTTLAMIVAVAPLHREYGLRELVLASYQAVSGAGKSGVDILHDQLTKVAGDRALGSRTGDVRQAVGDDLGPFPAPLALNVVPWAGSLADAGWSSEEMKIRNESRKILGLPDLKVSATCVRVPVVTAHSVAVHAVFASEVDAEGAREALRNAPGVILVDDPAAGEFPMPIDAVGTDPSWVGRIRRALDDPRALDFFVTGDNLRKGAALNTAQIAELLAKELRA is encoded by the coding sequence ATGACGGCGCTGCCCACCCTCGCCGTGGTCGGAGCGACAGGTGCCGTCGGCACCGTGATGTGCGAGCTGCTCACCGGGCGACGCAACGTCTGGGGTGAGATCCGGCTGATCGCCTCCGAGCGTTCGGTCGGCCGTCGGGTGCGCTGCCGAGGCGAGGAGATGATCGTCCAGGCGCTGACCCCCGAGGCGTTCGACGGGGTCGACGTGGCGATGTTCGACGTCCCCGACGAGGTCTCCGCCGAGTGGGCACCGATCGCCGTCTCCCGGGGCGCGATCGCTGTCGACAACTCCGGCGCGTTCCGGATGGACCGGGACGTCCCGCTGGTCGTTCCGGAGATCAACCCCGAGCAGGTCCGCAACCGGCCCCGGGGCATCATCGCCAACGCGAACTGCACCACCCTCGCGATGATCGTCGCGGTCGCGCCACTGCACCGCGAGTACGGCCTGCGGGAGCTGGTCCTCGCCTCCTACCAGGCGGTCTCCGGGGCGGGGAAGTCCGGCGTCGACATTCTGCACGACCAGCTCACCAAGGTCGCCGGTGATCGGGCACTCGGTTCCCGCACCGGTGACGTCCGGCAGGCGGTCGGCGACGACCTCGGCCCGTTCCCGGCACCCCTCGCGCTCAACGTGGTGCCCTGGGCCGGCTCCCTGGCCGACGCCGGCTGGTCGTCGGAGGAAATGAAGATCCGCAACGAGTCGCGGAAGATCCTCGGCCTGCCCGACCTCAAGGTGTCCGCCACCTGCGTCCGGGTGCCGGTGGTCACCGCGCACTCGGTGGCCGTGCACGCGGTCTTCGCCAGCGAGGTGGACGCCGAGGGCGCCCGCGAGGCGCTGCGCAACGCGCCCGGCGTGATCCTGGTCGACGACCCCGCCGCCGGAGAGTTCCCCATGCCGATCGACGCGGTCGGCACCGACCCGTCCTGGGTCGGCCGGATCCGCCGCGCCCTGGACGACCCCCGCGCCCTCGACTTCTTCGTCACCGGCGACAACCTCCGCAAGGGGGCGGCCCTCAACACGGCCCAGATCGCCGAACTCCTCGCCAAGGAGCTCCGCGCCTGA